Within Petrotoga olearia DSM 13574, the genomic segment GATATAAATTGTCCATCCTGAAAGGTCGCTTGTGTCAAGTGTTGAAAGTGGAATCATGAAGGTTATTTTATTTTCTTGTTTATTAACCTGCGTAGTAGGGGCAGGAGTTATTGGATCACCATATTTATTAGCTGATGAGTTCTCTGAACTGAAAAGACTAATGCCCCATCCGGTTGCGTAGACTTCGTAATCCCAGTTTAAGTTATTTGGCATAGTTGCATTTTGAAATGGTAATTCTACTGCTCCTTTTTTGTCGGGGTCGTCAAAGTATATTTGGAATGTCACGTGATCGAATCCGTTGGGAGGGTTCCAAATATCGGTTACATTCTCCATAGTTACAACCATCCTAAGCATCGTTCCAATTTGTATCAATTCAACCTCTTTGATATCCATCTGTTTGTTGAAAGTTGAGTCTTTTGGGTAAGAATAAGTTCCATTAGGTCCTTTATCGTCCCCCAAAAGGTCTTCAACTATTTTAAGAGTCACCATTGGAATTTCGAAATTAATATTATAACTTTCTGAATAATCAACTATTAATGGAGTTCTTCCGTAGGCTTTAACGAATATGTTGTGTTGCCCAGGAGTGAAATCCGAGATGTTTATTGGGATTTCCCAAGGTTCACTTTGTTTTTGTGTGAGGTTGATTTTAGCATATTCCTTTTCCTCACGATCAACGATTACCTGAATAGATTTTGCGTTTGATGCTGTTCCTTTTAATACGAAGTTGTCAGAAAAGGTTTGATCTTCTTCTAAATTTGTAATTTCTACAGATACTTCTTCTTCCTTGACAGGGTTAATTTCATTCGTTACCTCGAATATACCGATTGCCTTAGCGTTTAACAAGATATTCAAAGGCGAAGAGTATACGATTTCTTTGTTAATCATATTGTTTACTAAAATGGGTTTAAGAACGGTACCTTCATCAATCCCTAAATCAACATCTGTAGCATGTTTTTTATTGGAAGATGTATTCATCAAAATAATATAAGATTTTGATTCATCCTTTACTTTATAAATGAAAGGTCCTGGACCTAATTCATCCGCGAAGAGAACTTTTACTTTTCCATATCTGAAAGTTGGTATATTTTTCCTTAATTCTATTAATTCTTTAATGTACTGAAAGGTAGGGGTTGTTGTATCAAAGTGGTCAACTCCTCCAGAAGCAAATCCATGTTCAAACATTGCTGCCCTTGTTTCAACAAAATTTTGTTCAGTTCCGTAATATAATGTTGGTATTCCAGGAATAGTGAATATAAAAGTTAGGGCCTGCTTGAGACTGTTTATATCAGAACCTTTTAGGAATCTATCCATATCGTGATTATCAATAAAGGTTATCATTCTTGAAGGATCTTTGTACATAGTTTCTCTTTGATTTAATCTATACTCCAAGTAAGATGTTGGTTTTCCTTCTTTAAACACACGCTTGATGTCCGTTTGAAGAGGAAAATCTAACATTGAATTAAATCCAATTTCCATATATTCATTTAAAGATTTCTCCGCTACGTTTGTGAAAGGTTGAGGAGTTATCCATGCCTCGCCATAGGTTAAGAAATCATTTTTTTCAACTTTTTGTGCTATTTCATATATTCCATTTTCTCCATTTAAAAATTCCTCCCAAAATTCATTTGGAACATATATGACGGTATCTATCCTAAAACCATCTATATCTGCTTCTTCTATCCAAAAAGTGTAAGAATCTTTCAAAGCTTCTATCACTAAAGGATTCTCAGTGTTCAAATCATCTAACTGAGAAAATTCGGTATTATATTGGTTTGGATTTTTAATTTCAGAGGGCCAATGATAAACATTCAATTTTCTTTGTTCTGGATCGTTATAATCATTCATATTGAAAGGATACTGGTCGGGTTTGTTTGTTGGAACACTTTGATTGTTTAAAAAATATTGTCCATTTTTGTAAATCAAAAAATTTCCCGTATGATTCGATACGATATCTTGGATTACATACATACCTCTTTTGTGCGCTTCTTCTACAAATTTTTTGTAAAG encodes:
- a CDS encoding alpha-amylase family glycosyl hydrolase; this translates as MKRYLGLVTLFLFLASFVFSGTPSPNWEDQIIYFVMIDRFANGDTSNDVLTDSGIESGMVNSKYNGGDIQGLIDQLDYIKELGATAIWVTPPVANQWWDGSVNYGGYHGYWARHFKKIDEHFGDLELYKKFVEEAHKRGMYVIQDIVSNHTGNFLIYKNGQYFLNNQSVPTNKPDQYPFNMNDYNDPEQRKLNVYHWPSEIKNPNQYNTEFSQLDDLNTENPLVIEALKDSYTFWIEEADIDGFRIDTVIYVPNEFWEEFLNGENGIYEIAQKVEKNDFLTYGEAWITPQPFTNVAEKSLNEYMEIGFNSMLDFPLQTDIKRVFKEGKPTSYLEYRLNQRETMYKDPSRMITFIDNHDMDRFLKGSDINSLKQALTFIFTIPGIPTLYYGTEQNFVETRAAMFEHGFASGGVDHFDTTTPTFQYIKELIELRKNIPTFRYGKVKVLFADELGPGPFIYKVKDESKSYIILMNTSSNKKHATDVDLGIDEGTVLKPILVNNMINKEIVYSSPLNILLNAKAIGIFEVTNEINPVKEEEVSVEITNLEEDQTFSDNFVLKGTASNAKSIQVIVDREEKEYAKINLTQKQSEPWEIPINISDFTPGQHNIFVKAYGRTPLIVDYSESYNINFEIPMVTLKIVEDLLGDDKGPNGTYSYPKDSTFNKQMDIKEVELIQIGTMLRMVVTMENVTDIWNPPNGFDHVTFQIYFDDPDKKGAVELPFQNATMPNNLNWDYEVYATGWGISLFSSENSSANKYGDPITPAPTTQVNKQENKITFMIPLSTLDTSDLSGWTIYITTYDYDGIEGVLRPLSPNGGPWSFGGGNPTDPKIMDDILIKID